One segment of Primulina tabacum isolate GXHZ01 chromosome 6, ASM2559414v2, whole genome shotgun sequence DNA contains the following:
- the LOC142549765 gene encoding uncharacterized protein LOC142549765 isoform X4: MLQRQIMLKQLQELQRRGQLQELGDARDQNYINPLSPLKQASGGQFPPAANETPVLDSSQMFMVGNMRMMQHGDSGVFPRSPNGSVLSQSQNLGVGHVGMSQPQLDMYLYGTPATNCDKNLNNCPYLQGPTTNLLSKNSSISLGMSALQSSTFGNVFMSQQCDLSSDQINAPNGSLLPNQIFQRNLFQQIPVQSINRGNLAGSYPEKGNTKPSNALTLETEERCEDASWHGLSARKNSNLGQSSLDPLEQKILYNADDHSWESSFSRNSNIGTGGCTVENTSYMDALSSTQNGSWSALMQSAVAETSSSDTGLQEEWSGLSFQNPGPSVDNQPTNFFDCDKQHNNWVDGNSPNVVSPSFKQENLTRNSDRTCIYPGFQQSDHQHLRQQEEFHSEFSHTSNQISSTYTSQLADYSSQLKHMTGVSYLIQTSLPSSNIWPGQRKEHMTSDENQSHVLLQNNDNQANNDFSGQDLRGTSWLDGSASYHVSCGVQKPFDDANQLNVPRYSTESEKLVPGHDVEPISAFLSSPGFYSQGAAAQSENMLGLLNKDDISDDQTPGVHWNSKVSIPNELPLTETSTAPFFIPCNMAPVSQDFDLGLCPTVPWTPQPCSFFPSLSAGTSTATSSSVRTAKDIVKNQNPTPPLQSNMATNFPTVSAADAQEYSHGKISRSDDPEFPLLDKLPVPQSVMTSTPKSLYYSRLFQSLDSVTSSRENGSEVLNDQPNQSSFKHENNKQESLPCLGKSKDYEQQLEKRSSLHQSLTEINNSTTSGSAGKQEILRKQYLEADAASGPVVTHTHQQTCNQASYVDKQTLAVPARDMRALGLDQNSSLLHPMHPPINADTDNGLSLPLKYDNSYYQQAIVDARELFFSGHKSGVEDVVKGDLNFVPQLGASFTGDNKGCNLSPEVQGHLLGKASSSTYWQNIQQMEAIGQNGTQRRSIGSNEASCVTYGSQISLQMAPTWFKHYGTFKNEQRLQVCDPNTAFNVGKPLTGMTLGNLQKSSLMMPANSANPSQGTCVWPSTDINLIEGKQLSSPIVLPSDVIHQNLLFSMPKKRKIVAFDMVSWHKEVNHEQSNLQDTSTAELEWAQASNRRLQEVKNDVEIVEDAFPFVPAKRRLIFTTELMQKISIRRCLQLDWSIIIRDQCCVTRQAKDFNENKWLWFHESGGKFNISSEQT, from the exons ATGTTGCAGCGGCAAATTATGTTGAAGCAGCTGCAGGAACTGCAGAGGAGGGGACAGCTTCAGGAGTTGGGTGATGCTAGAGACCAGAATTATATAAATCCGCTGTCACCGTTAAAACAAGCTTCAGGTGGTCAGTTTCCACCCGCTGCCAATGAGACACCTGTTCTTGATTCATCACAAATGTTTATGGTTGGTAACATGAGAATGATGCAACATGGTGATTCTGGTGTTTTTCCAAGATCGCCTAATGGATCGGTTCTTTCGCAAAGTCAAAATCTTGGTGTTGGCCATGTGGGCATGTCTCAGCCACAGTTGGACATGTATTTATATGGAACTCCTGCTACAAATTGtgacaaaaatttaaataactgTCCTTACCTCCAAGGTCCAACAACCAATCTGTTGTCCAAGAACAGTAGTATCTCATTAGGAATGTCTGCCTTGCAATCGTCAACCTTCGGCAATGTATTTATGAGTCAACAGTGTGATTTATCCTCTGATCAGATTAATGCGCCTAATGGGTCATTACTGCCCAATCAAATTTTCCAAAGGAATTTGTTTCAGCAAATTCCTGTTCAAAGTATAAACAGGGGAAATTTAGCTGGTAGCTATCCCGAAAAAGGAAATACAAAACCAAGCAATGCATTGACTCTGGAAACTGAGGAGAGGTGTGAAGATGCCAGCTGGCATGGACTTTCTGCCAGAAAAAATTCAAATCTTGGTCAGTCTTCTTTAGATCCTCTGGAACAGAAGATCTTGTACAATGCTGATGACCACAGCTGGGAATCTTCATTTAGCAGAAACAGCAATATAGGCACCGGAGGCTGCACTGTGGAGAACACTTCTTATATGGATGCATTGTCTTCTACTCAAAATGGTAGCTGGAGTGCTCTGATGCAGTCTGCTGTGGCTGAAACTTCTAGCAGTGATACCGGCTTGCAAGAAGAGTGGAGTGGATTGAGTTTCCAGAATCCTGGACCTTCAGTTGATAATCAACCCACAAATTTCTTTGATTGTGACAAGCAGCATAATAATTGGGTTGATGGAAACTCACCAAATGTCGTCTCTCCAAGTTTTAAACAGGAAAACCTGACTCGGAATTCCGATAGGACTTGCATTTACCCTGGTTTTCAGCAGTCAGATCACCAGCATCTCAGACAGCAAGAGGAATTTCACTCCGAGTTTTCGCATACTTCCAATCAGATCTCTTCTACATATACAAGCCAGTTGGCTGATTATAGCTCTCAGCTGAAGCATATGACTGGTGTGAGTTATCTGATCCAAACATCTTTACCTTCGTCAAATATTTGGCCTGGTCAGCGTAAGGAGCACATGACAAGTGATGAAAATCAGTCTCACGTTCTGTTGCAAAATAATGACAACCAGGCCAACAACGATTTCTCAG GTCAGGATTTGAGAGGCACTTCATGGCTTGATGGGAGTGCATCATATCACGTGTCTTGCGGTGTTCAAAAGCCATTTGATGAC GCAAACCAGCTCAATGTTCCCAGGTATTCAACAGAATCAGAGAAGTTGGTTCCTGGACATGATGTTGAGCCCATATCAGCTTTCCTAAGTTCTCCGGGTTTTTACAGTCAGGGTGCGGCTGCTCAGAG TGAAAATATGCTCGGCCTACTTAATAAGGATGACATATCAGATGATCAGACACCTGGAGTACATTGGAACTCGAAAGTCTCAATTCCCAATGAATTGCCATTAACTGAAACTTCTACTGCACCTTTTTTTATACCATGCAACATGGCTCCTGTTTCGCAAGACTTTGACTTGGGACTCTGCCCCACAGTTCCCTGGACTCCTCAACCATGCTCATTTTTCCCATCTTTGTCAGCG GGGACCTCGACTGCAACCTCTTCTTCAGTTCGTACTGCGAAGGATATTGtaaaaaatcaaaatccaaCACCACCATTGCAAAGTAACATGGCCACTAATTTTCCTACCGTAAGTGCTGCTGATGCGCAAGAATATTCCCATGGGAAAATTTCTCGTTCTGATGACCCTGAATTCCCTCTGTTGGACAAGCTTCCAGTCCCTCAAAGTGTAATGACGtctactccaaaatcattataCTACTCCCGTTTGTTTCAGTCCCTTGATTCAGTGACTAGCAGTCGAGAGAACGGGTCAGAGGTCCTAAATGATCAGCCCAACCAAAGTTCTTTTAAACATGAAAACAATAAACAAGAATCGTTACCGTGTTTGGGGAAATCTAAAGATTATGAACAGCAGTTGGAAAAACGAAGTTCTCTCCACCAAAGCTTAACTGAGATAAACAACTCAACGACAAGCGGCAGCGCTGGCAAGCAAGAGATTTTGAGAAAGCAGTACTTAGAAGCAGATGCTGCATCTGGTCCAGTGGTGACTCACACACATCAGCAGACCTGTAATCAAGCAAGTTATGTGGACAAACAAACCCTCGCTGTTCCTGCCAGAGATATGAGAGCCCTTGGTTTGGATCAAAATTCCTCCCTGCTGCACCCAATGCATCCTCCAATTAATGCTGACACTGACAATGGTCTGAGTTTGCCACTTAAATATGACAACTCTTATTACCAGCAGGCCATTGTCGATGCAAGGGAGCTTTTTTTTAGTGGGCATAAGTCAGGTGTTGAAGATGTTGTGAAAGGTGACCTGAATTTTGTACCGCAGCTTGGTGCATCTTTTACTGGGGATAATAAGGGATGTAACCTCTCACCAGAGGTTCAAGGACATCTGTTAGGCAAAGCTTCATCATCGACGTACTGGCAAAATATCCAACAGATGGAGGCGATTGGCCAAAATGGTACTCAGAGACGATCCATTGGGAGCAATGAAGCTTCTTGTGTCACATATGGTTCGCAGATTAGTTTGCAAATGGCTCCAACCTGGTTTAAGCATTATGGAACCTTTAAGAACGAACAGAGATTACAAGTCTGTGATCCAAACACAGCATTTAACGTCGGAAAACCACTTACTGGAATGACTCTTGGAAACTTGCAAAAAAGTAGTTTGATGATGCCAGCAAATTCAGCCAACCCTAGTCAAGGAACCTGTGTGTGGCCATCTACAGATATCAACTTGATTGAGGGAAAACAATTATCATCCCCTATTGTGTTGCCGTCAGATGTCATTCATCaaaatttattgttttcaatgcCAAAGAAGCGCAAAATTGTTGCATTCGACATGGTGTCGTGGCATAAAGAAGTAAATCACGAACAGTCAAACCTTCAAGATACTAG CACAGCTGAGTTAGAATGGGCGCAAGCCTCAAATAGAAGACTACAGGAG GTGAAAAATGATGTAGAAATTGTTGAAGATGCATTCCCGTTTGTTCCAGCAAAAAGAAGGCTAATATTCACAACAGAGCTAATGCAAAAG ATTAGCATTAGGAGATGTCTGCAGCTTGATTGGTCAATTATCATCAGAGACCAATGTTGT GTCACCCGACAAGCAAAAGACTTCAATGAAAACAAATGGTTGTGGTTTCATGAAAGTGGTGGAAAGTTTAATATATCGAGTGAACAAACTTGA
- the LOC142549765 gene encoding uncharacterized protein LOC142549765 isoform X1, whose translation MLQRQIMLKQLQELQRRGQLQELGDARDQNYINPLSPLKQASGGQFPPAANETPVLDSSQMFMVGNMRMMQHGDSGVFPRSPNGSVLSQSQNLGVGHVGMSQPQLDMYLYGTPATNCDKNLNNCPYLQGPTTNLLSKNSSISLGMSALQSSTFGNVFMSQQCDLSSDQINAPNGSLLPNQIFQRNLFQQIPVQSINRGNLAGSYPEKGNTKPSNALTLETEERCEDASWHGLSARKNSNLGQSSLDPLEQKILYNADDHSWESSFSRNSNIGTGGCTVENTSYMDALSSTQNGSWSALMQSAVAETSSSDTGLQEEWSGLSFQNPGPSVDNQPTNFFDCDKQHNNWVDGNSPNVVSPSFKQENLTRNSDRTCIYPGFQQSDHQHLRQQEEFHSEFSHTSNQISSTYTSQLADYSSQLKHMTGVSYLIQTSLPSSNIWPGQRKEHMTSDENQSHVLLQNNDNQANNDFSGQDLRGTSWLDGSASYHVSCGVQKPFDDANQLNVPRYSTESEKLVPGHDVEPISAFLSSPGFYSQGAAAQSENMLGLLNKDDISDDQTPGVHWNSKVSIPNELPLTETSTAPFFIPCNMAPVSQDFDLGLCPTVPWTPQPCSFFPSLSAGTSTATSSSVRTAKDIVKNQNPTPPLQSNMATNFPTVSAADAQEYSHGKISRSDDPEFPLLDKLPVPQSVMTSTPKSLYYSRLFQSLDSVTSSRENGSEVLNDQPNQSSFKHENNKQESLPCLGKSKDYEQQLEKRSSLHQSLTEINNSTTSGSAGKQEILRKQYLEADAASGPVVTHTHQQTCNQASYVDKQTLAVPARDMRALGLDQNSSLLHPMHPPINADTDNGLSLPLKYDNSYYQQAIVDARELFFSGHKSGVEDVVKGDLNFVPQLGASFTGDNKGCNLSPEVQGHLLGKASSSTYWQNIQQMEAIGQNGTQRRSIGSNEASCVTYGSQISLQMAPTWFKHYGTFKNEQRLQVCDPNTAFNVGKPLTGMTLGNLQKSSLMMPANSANPSQGTCVWPSTDINLIEGKQLSSPIVLPSDVIHQNLLFSMPKKRKIVAFDMVSWHKEVNHEQSNLQDTSSTAELEWAQASNRRLQEVKNDVEIVEDAFPFVPAKRRLIFTTELMQKVFKPAPAAILCADACSNYDCVVYSAARLALGDVCSLIGQLSSETNVVSPDKQKTSMKTNGCGFMKVVESLIYRVNKLDGDLSRLHKTSLFADIKVENQELEKISIINRFAKFHIKTQSSTIDPATSSSKPIVQRTNIQRYVMALPMPRTVPEGIDCLSL comes from the exons ATGTTGCAGCGGCAAATTATGTTGAAGCAGCTGCAGGAACTGCAGAGGAGGGGACAGCTTCAGGAGTTGGGTGATGCTAGAGACCAGAATTATATAAATCCGCTGTCACCGTTAAAACAAGCTTCAGGTGGTCAGTTTCCACCCGCTGCCAATGAGACACCTGTTCTTGATTCATCACAAATGTTTATGGTTGGTAACATGAGAATGATGCAACATGGTGATTCTGGTGTTTTTCCAAGATCGCCTAATGGATCGGTTCTTTCGCAAAGTCAAAATCTTGGTGTTGGCCATGTGGGCATGTCTCAGCCACAGTTGGACATGTATTTATATGGAACTCCTGCTACAAATTGtgacaaaaatttaaataactgTCCTTACCTCCAAGGTCCAACAACCAATCTGTTGTCCAAGAACAGTAGTATCTCATTAGGAATGTCTGCCTTGCAATCGTCAACCTTCGGCAATGTATTTATGAGTCAACAGTGTGATTTATCCTCTGATCAGATTAATGCGCCTAATGGGTCATTACTGCCCAATCAAATTTTCCAAAGGAATTTGTTTCAGCAAATTCCTGTTCAAAGTATAAACAGGGGAAATTTAGCTGGTAGCTATCCCGAAAAAGGAAATACAAAACCAAGCAATGCATTGACTCTGGAAACTGAGGAGAGGTGTGAAGATGCCAGCTGGCATGGACTTTCTGCCAGAAAAAATTCAAATCTTGGTCAGTCTTCTTTAGATCCTCTGGAACAGAAGATCTTGTACAATGCTGATGACCACAGCTGGGAATCTTCATTTAGCAGAAACAGCAATATAGGCACCGGAGGCTGCACTGTGGAGAACACTTCTTATATGGATGCATTGTCTTCTACTCAAAATGGTAGCTGGAGTGCTCTGATGCAGTCTGCTGTGGCTGAAACTTCTAGCAGTGATACCGGCTTGCAAGAAGAGTGGAGTGGATTGAGTTTCCAGAATCCTGGACCTTCAGTTGATAATCAACCCACAAATTTCTTTGATTGTGACAAGCAGCATAATAATTGGGTTGATGGAAACTCACCAAATGTCGTCTCTCCAAGTTTTAAACAGGAAAACCTGACTCGGAATTCCGATAGGACTTGCATTTACCCTGGTTTTCAGCAGTCAGATCACCAGCATCTCAGACAGCAAGAGGAATTTCACTCCGAGTTTTCGCATACTTCCAATCAGATCTCTTCTACATATACAAGCCAGTTGGCTGATTATAGCTCTCAGCTGAAGCATATGACTGGTGTGAGTTATCTGATCCAAACATCTTTACCTTCGTCAAATATTTGGCCTGGTCAGCGTAAGGAGCACATGACAAGTGATGAAAATCAGTCTCACGTTCTGTTGCAAAATAATGACAACCAGGCCAACAACGATTTCTCAG GTCAGGATTTGAGAGGCACTTCATGGCTTGATGGGAGTGCATCATATCACGTGTCTTGCGGTGTTCAAAAGCCATTTGATGAC GCAAACCAGCTCAATGTTCCCAGGTATTCAACAGAATCAGAGAAGTTGGTTCCTGGACATGATGTTGAGCCCATATCAGCTTTCCTAAGTTCTCCGGGTTTTTACAGTCAGGGTGCGGCTGCTCAGAG TGAAAATATGCTCGGCCTACTTAATAAGGATGACATATCAGATGATCAGACACCTGGAGTACATTGGAACTCGAAAGTCTCAATTCCCAATGAATTGCCATTAACTGAAACTTCTACTGCACCTTTTTTTATACCATGCAACATGGCTCCTGTTTCGCAAGACTTTGACTTGGGACTCTGCCCCACAGTTCCCTGGACTCCTCAACCATGCTCATTTTTCCCATCTTTGTCAGCG GGGACCTCGACTGCAACCTCTTCTTCAGTTCGTACTGCGAAGGATATTGtaaaaaatcaaaatccaaCACCACCATTGCAAAGTAACATGGCCACTAATTTTCCTACCGTAAGTGCTGCTGATGCGCAAGAATATTCCCATGGGAAAATTTCTCGTTCTGATGACCCTGAATTCCCTCTGTTGGACAAGCTTCCAGTCCCTCAAAGTGTAATGACGtctactccaaaatcattataCTACTCCCGTTTGTTTCAGTCCCTTGATTCAGTGACTAGCAGTCGAGAGAACGGGTCAGAGGTCCTAAATGATCAGCCCAACCAAAGTTCTTTTAAACATGAAAACAATAAACAAGAATCGTTACCGTGTTTGGGGAAATCTAAAGATTATGAACAGCAGTTGGAAAAACGAAGTTCTCTCCACCAAAGCTTAACTGAGATAAACAACTCAACGACAAGCGGCAGCGCTGGCAAGCAAGAGATTTTGAGAAAGCAGTACTTAGAAGCAGATGCTGCATCTGGTCCAGTGGTGACTCACACACATCAGCAGACCTGTAATCAAGCAAGTTATGTGGACAAACAAACCCTCGCTGTTCCTGCCAGAGATATGAGAGCCCTTGGTTTGGATCAAAATTCCTCCCTGCTGCACCCAATGCATCCTCCAATTAATGCTGACACTGACAATGGTCTGAGTTTGCCACTTAAATATGACAACTCTTATTACCAGCAGGCCATTGTCGATGCAAGGGAGCTTTTTTTTAGTGGGCATAAGTCAGGTGTTGAAGATGTTGTGAAAGGTGACCTGAATTTTGTACCGCAGCTTGGTGCATCTTTTACTGGGGATAATAAGGGATGTAACCTCTCACCAGAGGTTCAAGGACATCTGTTAGGCAAAGCTTCATCATCGACGTACTGGCAAAATATCCAACAGATGGAGGCGATTGGCCAAAATGGTACTCAGAGACGATCCATTGGGAGCAATGAAGCTTCTTGTGTCACATATGGTTCGCAGATTAGTTTGCAAATGGCTCCAACCTGGTTTAAGCATTATGGAACCTTTAAGAACGAACAGAGATTACAAGTCTGTGATCCAAACACAGCATTTAACGTCGGAAAACCACTTACTGGAATGACTCTTGGAAACTTGCAAAAAAGTAGTTTGATGATGCCAGCAAATTCAGCCAACCCTAGTCAAGGAACCTGTGTGTGGCCATCTACAGATATCAACTTGATTGAGGGAAAACAATTATCATCCCCTATTGTGTTGCCGTCAGATGTCATTCATCaaaatttattgttttcaatgcCAAAGAAGCGCAAAATTGTTGCATTCGACATGGTGTCGTGGCATAAAGAAGTAAATCACGAACAGTCAAACCTTCAAGATACTAG CAGCACAGCTGAGTTAGAATGGGCGCAAGCCTCAAATAGAAGACTACAGGAG GTGAAAAATGATGTAGAAATTGTTGAAGATGCATTCCCGTTTGTTCCAGCAAAAAGAAGGCTAATATTCACAACAGAGCTAATGCAAAAGGTCTTTAAACCTGCGCCTGCAGCTATTCTCTGTGCAGATGCCTGTTCAAACTATGATTGTGTCGTATATTCTGCTGCCAGATTAGCATTAGGAGATGTCTGCAGCTTGATTGGTCAATTATCATCAGAGACCAATGTTGT GTCACCCGACAAGCAAAAGACTTCAATGAAAACAAATGGTTGTGGTTTCATGAAAGTGGTGGAAAGTTTAATATATCGAGTGAACAAACTTGATGGTGATTTATCGAG ACTGCACAAAACTTCATTATTTGCGGACATCAAAGTGGAAAACCAAGAATTGGAGAAAATATCTATAATAAACCGTTTTGCAAAGTTCCACATCAAAACTCAGTCAAGCACAATTGATCCAGCTACATCTTCTAGCAAACCAATTGTACAAAGAACAAACATCCAAAGATATGTAATGGCACTTCCAATGCCTAGAACAGTACCAGAAGGCATAGATTGTCTTTCCTTATGA